The Gymnogyps californianus isolate 813 chromosome 5, ASM1813914v2, whole genome shotgun sequence genome contains a region encoding:
- the NADSYN1 gene encoding glutamine-dependent NAD(+) synthetase, translated as MGRVVTVATCALNQWALDFEGNLERIFRSIDIAKSQGARYRLGPELEICGYGCSDHYYESDTLLHSFEVLAKLLESPATQDIICDVGMPVLHRNVRYNCRVIFLNKKILLIRPKISLANAGNYRELRWFTPWNKARHVEEYFLPRIIQEVTGQEAVPFGDAVLATKDTCLGAEICEELWAPNSPHIEMGLDGVEIFTNSSGSHHVLRKAHTRVDLVNSATAKNGGIYILANQKGCDGDRLYYDGCAMISMNGETVAQGSQFSLDDVEVLVATLDLEDVRSYRAEISSRNLAASKVNPYPRVKVNFALSCSDEVAVPTCVPIQWRHHSPEEEISLGPACWLWDYLRRSKQAGFLLPLSGGIDSSATACIVYSMCHQVCLAVKNGNADVLADARKIVNDETYVPEDPREFCKRIFTTCYMASENSSQDTCNRAKLLAEQIGSYHINLNIDAAVKAIVGIFSMVTGRTPCFSVYGGSSRENLALQNVQARIRMVLAYLFAQLTLWTRGMPGGLLVLGSANVDESLRGYLTKYDCSSADINPIGGISKTDLKNFIQYCIENFQLTALRSIMSAPPTAELEPLVDGQVAQTDEADMGMTYAELSIYGKLRKIAKAGPYSMFCKLINMWKEICTPREVASKVKHFFRMYSINRHKMTTLTPSYHAENYSPDDNRFDLRPFLYNTAWSWQFRCIDKQVSKLEKKEGISLVEDVD; from the exons atgggcagggtggTGACCGTGGCCACTTGCGCCCTCAACCAGTGGGCTCTGGATTTTGAGGGCAACCTGGAgaggattttcagaa GTATTGACATCGCAAAGAGCCAAGGAGCCCGGTACCGGCTTGGTCCTGAGCTCGAAATCTG TGGTTACGGCTGCTCGGATCACTATTACGAGTCTGACACGCTCTTGCATTCGTTTGAAGTTCTGGCAAAGCTTTTGGAGTCTCCAGCTACTCAAGATATTATCTGTGATGTGGGAAT GCCTGTTCTGCACAGAAACGTTCGCTACAATTGTCGAGTgatctttttaaataa aaaaattcttcTGATCAGACCAAAAATATCATTGGCAAATGCAGGAAACTACAGGGAACTTAGATGGTTTACCCCGTGGAACAAAGCAAG GCATGTGGAGGAATATTTTCTACCCAGGATAATTCAGGAAGTGACTGGACAG GAAGCTGTTCCTTTTGGGGATGCAGTGTTAGCAACCAAAGATACCTGCCTAGGGGCAGAAATATGCGAAGAACTCTGGGCACCAAACAG CCCTCATATTGAAATGGGACTTGACGGCGTGGAAATTTTCACTAACTCTTCAGGGAGTCACCATGTGCTGCGGAAGGCTCACACCCGGGTGGATTTGGTGAATTCTGCCACAGCAAAG aaTGGtggaatatatattttagcTAACCAGAAAGGCTGTGATGGAGATCGTCTGTATTACGATGGCTGTGCCATGATTTCAATGAATGGGGAAACAGTTGCACAAGGATCCCAGTTTTCACTCGATGATGTG GAGGTGCTGGTTGCCACTCTGGACTTGGAGGATGTTCGAAGTTACAGAGCAGAGATTTCATCTCGTAACTTAGCG GCAAGTAAAGTGAATCCTTATCCCAGGGTAAAAGTGAATTTTGCTCTGTCATGTTCTGATGAGGTAGCTGTACCTACTTGTGTGCCAATCCAGTGGAGACATCATAGTCCTGAGGAGGAGATCAG CCTTGGTCCTGCATGTTGGCTTTGGGACTATTTAAGGCGCAGCAAACAG GCAGGATTTCTCCTACCTCTTAGTGGTGGAATTGACAGCTCCGCTACAGCTTGCATAGTATACTCTATGTGTCACCAGGTTTGCCTGGCAGTCAAGAATGGAA ATGCGGATGTGCTGGCTGATGCGCGCAAGATTGTGAATGATGAGACCTATGTCCCTGAGGATCCTCGAGAATTTTGCAAGCGGATCTTTACCACTTGCTATATGGCTAGTGAGAACTCCTCCCAGGATACTTGCAACAGGGCTAAACTTCTGGCTGAGCAAATAGGCAG CTATCACATCAATCTGAACATAGATGCGGCTGTGAAAGCTATTGTGGGAATTTTCAGCATGGTGACAGGTCGAACTCCCTGTTTTTCTGTCTAcggagggagcagcagagaaaacctGGCACTCCAGAATGTGCAG gctAGAATAAGAATGGTCCTTGCCTACCTCTTTGCTCAGCTGACGCTTTGGACTCGTGGGATGCCAGGGGGACTGCTGGTGCTAGGATCAGCCAATGTGGATGAAAG TCTCCGAGGTTACTTGACGAAGTATGATTGCTCAAGTGCTGATATCAATCCCATTGGTGGAATCAGCAAGACTGATTTGAAGAACTTCATACAATATTGCATTGAAAATTTTCAGCTCACGGCCCTCAGAAG TATCATGTCAGCTCCGCCCACTGCGGAGTTAGAGCCCCTGGTGGATGGACAAGTGGCTCAAACTGATGAG GCAGATATGGGGATGACATATGCAGAGCTCTCAATCTATggcaaattaagaaaaattgcAAAGGCTGGACCGTACAGTATGTTCTGTAAGCTGATTAATATGTGGAAGGAAATTTGTACTCCAAGAGAG GTGGCATCAAAGGTTAAGCATTTCTTCAGGATGTATTCCATTAACAGACATAAAATGACCACCCTCACTCCTTCCTACCATGCTGAAAACTACAGTCCAGATGACAACCGATTTGACCTGAGGCCTTTCCTTTATAACACCGCATGGTCCTGGCAATTTAGGTGTATAGATAAACAG GTATCCAAgctagaaaaaaaggaaggaatttcTCTAGTTGAAGACGTGGACTGA